A genome region from Ralstonia solanacearum K60 includes the following:
- a CDS encoding haloacid dehalogenase type II → MTSIRAVVFDAYGTLFDVYSVAARAEQLFPGRGEALSVLWRDRQIDYTRIRSLAGPSGEHYKPFWDVTVDALRYACARLGLALSAHDEATLMREYACLSAFPENVPVLRQLREMRLPLGILSNGNPQMLDIAVKSAGMSGLFDHVLSVDAVRQYKTAPAAYALAPQAFGVPAAQILFVSSNGWDACGATWYGFTTFWINRLGHPPEALDVAPAAAGHDMRDLLQFVQARQSMR, encoded by the coding sequence ATGACTTCGATTCGCGCGGTGGTGTTCGATGCCTATGGCACGCTGTTCGACGTGTACTCGGTGGCCGCGCGCGCCGAGCAGCTGTTTCCCGGCAGGGGCGAGGCGCTGTCGGTGCTGTGGCGCGACCGGCAGATCGACTACACCCGCATCCGCTCGCTGGCGGGACCCTCGGGCGAGCACTACAAACCGTTCTGGGATGTCACCGTCGACGCGCTGCGCTATGCGTGCGCACGGCTCGGCCTGGCGCTCAGCGCCCACGACGAGGCCACGCTGATGCGCGAGTACGCGTGCCTGTCTGCGTTCCCGGAGAACGTGCCGGTACTGCGGCAACTGCGCGAGATGCGGCTGCCGCTGGGCATTCTGTCCAACGGCAACCCGCAGATGCTGGACATCGCGGTCAAGAGCGCGGGCATGTCGGGGCTGTTCGACCACGTGCTGTCGGTCGATGCGGTGCGGCAATACAAGACCGCACCGGCCGCGTACGCGCTGGCGCCGCAGGCGTTCGGCGTGCCGGCCGCGCAGATCCTGTTCGTGTCGTCCAACGGCTGGGATGCCTGCGGTGCGACGTGGTACGGCTTCACGACGTTCTGGATCAACCGCCTGGGGCATCCGCCCGAGGCGCTGGATGTGGCGCCCGCCGCGGCCGGCCACGACATGCGGGACCTGCTGCAGTTCGTGCAGGCCCGGCAATCCATGCGGTAG
- a CDS encoding universal stress protein: MFKHILIPTDGSELSRKAVAGALDFAKTLGARLTAYTCLEEYPYTPFSEIVVETPQAFKDRVEAQARVVLKDVEDVARAAGIDCDTDMSCFAVPYMGIIDAAERHGCDVIFMASHGRRGLAGLLLGSETQKVLTHTDIPVIVYR; this comes from the coding sequence ATGTTCAAGCACATCCTCATCCCGACCGACGGTTCCGAGCTGTCGCGCAAGGCGGTGGCGGGCGCGCTCGACTTTGCCAAGACGCTCGGCGCGCGCCTGACGGCATACACCTGCCTGGAGGAATACCCGTACACGCCGTTCTCCGAGATCGTGGTGGAGACACCGCAGGCCTTCAAAGACCGTGTGGAGGCACAGGCACGCGTGGTCCTCAAGGACGTGGAGGACGTTGCCCGCGCCGCCGGCATCGACTGCGACACCGACATGTCGTGCTTTGCCGTGCCCTACATGGGCATCATCGACGCGGCCGAACGCCATGGCTGCGACGTCATCTTCATGGCCTCGCACGGCCGGCGCGGGCTGGCCGGGCTGCTGCTGGGCAGCGAGACGCAGAAGGTGCTCACGCACACGGACATTCCGGTGATCGTCTACCGCTGA
- a CDS encoding LysR family transcriptional regulator, with product MAHFKQLETFVAVATRGSLSAAAAAEGVAPAIIGRRIDALEERLGVKLLVRTTRRITLTFEGSAFLEDCQRILNDLHNAEASVSAGGVKASGHLRVTAPAGFGRRHVAPMVPDFLAAHPDVSITLDLGDRIVDLVNEGFDCAIRLGDLPDSSLVSIRLWENRRVVVAAPAYLERRGRPEQLEHLAGHNCLAFGASANVQRGWVFQQDGKTVTVKVGGTMECTDGAVLREWCLQGHGLAWRSWWEVGHDIATGRLVTVLDAFEAPPIGIHAVFPQRKHLPLRVRLFIDFLKNTYGNPAYWRRADPPLLTD from the coding sequence ATGGCCCACTTCAAGCAGCTCGAAACCTTCGTCGCCGTGGCCACGCGCGGCAGCCTCTCCGCCGCCGCCGCCGCCGAGGGCGTGGCGCCGGCCATCATCGGCCGCCGCATCGACGCGCTGGAAGAACGCCTGGGCGTGAAGCTGCTGGTGCGCACCACGCGCCGCATCACCCTCACCTTCGAGGGCTCGGCCTTCCTGGAAGACTGCCAGCGCATCCTCAACGACCTGCACAACGCCGAGGCCAGCGTGTCGGCCGGCGGCGTCAAGGCCAGCGGCCACCTGCGCGTGACGGCGCCGGCGGGCTTCGGCCGCCGCCATGTCGCGCCAATGGTGCCGGACTTCCTGGCGGCGCATCCGGACGTATCGATCACGCTCGACCTGGGCGACCGCATCGTCGACCTGGTCAACGAAGGCTTCGACTGCGCCATCCGCTTGGGCGACCTGCCCGATTCGAGCCTCGTGTCGATCCGCCTGTGGGAGAACCGCCGCGTGGTGGTGGCCGCGCCCGCCTACCTGGAGCGCCGCGGCCGGCCCGAGCAACTGGAACACCTCGCCGGCCACAACTGCCTGGCCTTCGGCGCCAGCGCCAACGTGCAGCGTGGCTGGGTGTTCCAGCAGGACGGCAAGACCGTCACCGTCAAGGTGGGCGGCACCATGGAGTGCACCGACGGCGCCGTGCTGCGCGAATGGTGCCTGCAGGGACACGGCCTGGCCTGGCGCTCGTGGTGGGAGGTCGGCCACGACATCGCCACCGGCCGGCTGGTGACCGTGCTCGATGCTTTCGAGGCGCCGCCGATCGGCATCCACGCGGTGTTTCCGCAGCGCAAGCACCTGCCACTGCGGGTGCGGCTGTTCATCGACTTCCTGAAGAACACCTACGGCAACCCGGCCTATTGGCGCCGCGCCGATCCACCCCTGCTTACGGATTAG